A stretch of Flavobacterium sp. N1994 DNA encodes these proteins:
- the ggt gene encoding gamma-glutamyltransferase: MKRGLFLWLLISQCLFSQQKGLVADKAMVVSAREEASKIGVAIMKKGGNAFDAMVATQLALAVAYPYAGNISGGGFMVYRKADGTIGSLDFREKAPQKATKNMYQDKAGNVIPNLSTDGALSVGIPGSVAGIFEVHKKLGKLPLKDLFQPAITLAQRGIVVTEKEKAKLDEYRGIIVKISGDKTLYNKSFQVGDTIKYLTLAKTLKQIVKNGKDEFYKGNTAKKLVTFLQKKGGIISMKDLADYKVVWRTPITFKYKELNIISMAPPSSGGITLAQIMKMIEPYDVSTFKQNSTQYIQLLTEAERRAYADRNYFLGDPDFVKIPLKGLLNERYLKNRMSNFSFDKATPSSEVSHGDVSVYESNETTHYSIVDAEGNAVSVTTTLNGAYGSKLYCDELGFFLNNEMDDFSSKPGIPNSYGLVGAEANSIAPQKRMLSSMTPTIVEKNGKLFMLLGSPGGSTIITSVLQTILNVYEFNMTMQQAVNVPRFHNQWLPEDIMVEPDKFDKSTLERLSTKGYKINEKLAPVLGKVDAILIQSDKRLEGGADFRGDDKAAGF; encoded by the coding sequence ATGAAAAGAGGTTTGTTTTTATGGTTACTGATATCGCAGTGTCTTTTCTCCCAACAAAAAGGACTCGTTGCTGATAAAGCCATGGTGGTTTCGGCACGGGAAGAAGCGTCTAAGATTGGCGTAGCTATTATGAAAAAAGGCGGTAATGCATTTGATGCGATGGTAGCGACACAATTAGCACTAGCAGTAGCTTATCCTTATGCAGGAAACATTTCTGGTGGTGGTTTTATGGTGTACAGAAAAGCCGATGGTACTATTGGTTCTTTAGACTTTCGCGAAAAAGCTCCACAGAAAGCGACTAAAAACATGTATCAAGATAAAGCTGGCAATGTAATTCCCAATTTAAGTACGGATGGCGCGTTGTCTGTTGGTATCCCAGGAAGTGTGGCGGGGATATTTGAAGTACATAAGAAGTTGGGGAAGCTCCCTTTAAAAGACTTATTTCAACCGGCTATTACTTTGGCACAAAGAGGCATTGTAGTAACCGAGAAAGAAAAAGCTAAGTTGGATGAATATAGAGGAATTATTGTCAAAATAAGCGGAGACAAAACATTATACAATAAATCCTTTCAAGTAGGTGACACCATTAAATATTTGACATTAGCCAAAACCTTAAAACAAATAGTAAAGAACGGGAAAGATGAATTCTACAAAGGGAACACAGCTAAAAAACTCGTGACTTTCTTGCAAAAAAAAGGCGGTATTATCTCGATGAAAGATTTAGCCGATTATAAAGTAGTTTGGCGCACACCGATTACCTTCAAGTACAAAGAATTAAACATTATTTCGATGGCACCACCATCAAGCGGAGGAATTACATTAGCACAAATCATGAAGATGATTGAACCATATGACGTGTCGACTTTCAAACAGAATTCAACTCAATATATTCAGCTTTTAACTGAAGCCGAACGAAGAGCCTATGCCGATAGAAACTACTTTCTAGGCGACCCTGATTTTGTCAAAATTCCACTAAAAGGATTGCTTAACGAAAGGTATTTAAAAAATAGAATGAGCAATTTTTCTTTTGATAAAGCCACCCCTTCTAGTGAAGTCAGCCATGGCGATGTATCGGTTTACGAAAGCAATGAAACCACCCACTACTCTATTGTAGATGCTGAAGGCAATGCGGTTTCGGTAACCACCACTTTGAATGGCGCTTATGGTTCAAAGTTATATTGTGACGAACTGGGATTCTTTTTAAACAACGAAATGGACGACTTCTCCTCGAAGCCTGGAATCCCAAATTCTTATGGGTTGGTTGGAGCTGAAGCCAATAGTATTGCACCACAAAAAAGAATGTTGAGTTCGATGACGCCTACTATTGTGGAGAAAAACGGAAAGCTCTTTATGCTGTTAGGTTCTCCTGGCGGTTCTACTATTATCACTTCGGTTTTACAGACCATATTGAATGTGTATGAATTTAATATGACCATGCAACAAGCGGTTAATGTTCCAAGATTTCACAATCAATGGTTGCCAGAAGACATTATGGTGGAGCCAGATAAATTTGATAAATCAACCTTGGAAAGGCTATCGACTAAAGGCTATAAAATCAATGAAAAACTAGCCCCTGTTCTAGGTAAAGTAGACGCCATCTTGATACAATCGGACAAAAGATTGGAAGGTGGTGCTGACTTTCGAGGAGATGATAAAGCCGCGGGATTTTAG